The following proteins are encoded in a genomic region of Hydrogenimonas thermophila:
- a CDS encoding SAM-dependent methyltransferase, whose protein sequence is MRRVMKRFSEYMNEWLYGKEGYYSTFKSIGREGDFYTAVSTSRFFGATISHYMISLIKSGKLNQDLHLIEIGAHQGYLLADMIEWIAQEAPELLDTMKFGIIERFDSLKEAQQNYFKNRFGDAIELNHYSDPSEVNAKEAFIVANEIFDAFACDLIYKQKIALVDEETHTIHFEGEDEEVFEIANRYGQTKGEVAKGYESFASSLYKAAQKIVFATFDYGEKEPRTDFSIRIYKGHEVYPLFEEGLDLKSLFGKSDITYDVNFSHLIDAFEENGFSTYAYKTQLRALTEYGLPELLEQLAKLGNQTLYLRELNKIKTLIDPTIMGERFKLVEFHKNIS, encoded by the coding sequence ATGAGAAGAGTTATGAAGAGATTCAGTGAATATATGAATGAGTGGCTTTATGGGAAAGAGGGCTACTACTCTACATTTAAGTCGATAGGGCGAGAGGGAGATTTTTACACTGCTGTTTCAACAAGCCGTTTTTTTGGCGCAACTATCTCTCACTATATGATCTCTCTTATTAAATCAGGAAAACTAAACCAAGATCTTCATCTTATTGAGATCGGTGCACACCAAGGCTATCTTTTAGCAGATATGATAGAGTGGATTGCTCAAGAAGCACCTGAACTGCTTGATACTATGAAGTTTGGAATAATAGAACGGTTTGACTCTTTGAAAGAGGCTCAACAAAACTATTTTAAAAACCGTTTTGGAGATGCCATAGAGCTTAATCACTACAGCGACCCTAGTGAAGTTAATGCTAAAGAGGCTTTCATTGTTGCAAATGAGATTTTTGATGCATTTGCTTGTGATCTTATCTATAAGCAGAAGATAGCACTGGTTGATGAAGAGACTCATACCATTCACTTTGAAGGTGAAGATGAAGAAGTATTTGAAATTGCAAATAGATATGGACAGACAAAAGGTGAGGTAGCAAAAGGGTATGAATCTTTTGCGTCTTCACTTTATAAAGCAGCCCAAAAAATTGTTTTTGCTACATTTGATTATGGAGAAAAAGAGCCTAGAACAGACTTTTCAATTCGTATTTACAAAGGGCATGAAGTTTATCCTCTTTTTGAAGAGGGACTTGATTTAAAAAGTCTGTTTGGCAAGAGTGATATTACTTATGATGTTAATTTTTCTCATCTTATTGATGCATTTGAAGAGAATGGCTTTTCTACTTATGCATATAAAACACAACTTAGAGCATTAACAGAGTATGGTTTGCCTGAGTTACTTGAACAGTTAGCAAAACTTGGCAATCAAACTCTATATTTAAGAGAGCTTAACAAAATTAAAACCTTAATAGATCCTACAATAATGGGAGAACGTTTTAAACTCGTTGAATTTCATAAGAACATTAGTTAA
- a CDS encoding TolC family protein, whose amino-acid sequence MALNGLSLRSLACSLFAATSLYAGEADELLSSLKLETLQLKLNKNSSESGKLEYSWINSINVSYGYSSSNQFGRTLTNKSLSVSVDQPIFKSGGIWYAVKYAKATKRVGDLSVEAERRALIKQVVSTLFNLKKSEYQIQKQKLLIENDRIDIERKKEQFLSGDLDSGFLDQAILKKNQDMMTLYSLQDTKAQLESNFKNLSDLNPNSVTLPKFTLMQRDDFIKNNVDLALAKEQIVQKDYFNTMTWTRYMVTLSLQASYVKPYEYSSAFPTSLPNALDPYYTYGFRISLPIDITSYHNIQSTKADYLKAKIELSDKKREAENEYSAVLKRLDVIDKKLKLAIDDEKLYSSLVESTKEKVKAGEMTLYDLKTMENSKMIRKIDQKIFDLDKQLVLLDLYEKSYEEIQ is encoded by the coding sequence TTGGCTTTGAACGGTTTGAGTCTGCGCTCTCTAGCTTGTAGTCTGTTTGCAGCTACTTCTCTTTATGCGGGGGAAGCAGATGAACTGCTCTCATCACTAAAACTTGAGACTTTGCAACTAAAACTTAACAAAAATAGCAGTGAGAGTGGAAAATTAGAGTATAGTTGGATAAATTCAATTAATGTAAGCTATGGTTATAGTAGCTCTAATCAGTTTGGTAGAACTTTGACCAATAAGTCACTGTCGGTTAGTGTGGATCAGCCCATATTTAAGAGTGGTGGGATTTGGTATGCAGTTAAGTATGCAAAAGCTACCAAAAGAGTAGGTGATCTTAGTGTAGAGGCTGAAAGAAGAGCATTGATTAAACAGGTTGTATCGACACTTTTTAATTTAAAGAAGAGTGAATACCAGATCCAAAAGCAAAAACTGCTTATTGAGAATGATAGAATTGATATTGAGAGAAAAAAAGAGCAGTTTTTAAGCGGTGATCTTGATAGTGGTTTTTTGGATCAGGCAATCTTGAAAAAGAATCAAGATATGATGACATTATATTCTCTTCAAGATACCAAAGCACAACTTGAGTCAAATTTTAAAAATCTTAGCGATCTAAACCCAAACAGTGTTACTTTGCCTAAATTTACACTGATGCAAAGAGATGACTTTATAAAAAACAATGTTGATCTGGCACTTGCAAAAGAGCAGATCGTTCAAAAAGATTATTTCAATACAATGACTTGGACAAGATATATGGTTACTCTTTCATTGCAAGCAAGCTATGTTAAACCATATGAGTATAGTTCTGCATTTCCAACTTCACTACCAAATGCTCTTGATCCCTATTATACTTATGGATTTAGGATTTCACTGCCTATAGACATTACTTCCTATCACAATATACAATCTACCAAAGCTGACTATTTAAAAGCAAAAATAGAGCTTTCAGATAAAAAAAGAGAAGCTGAAAATGAGTATAGTGCTGTTTTAAAGCGTTTAGATGTTATTGATAAAAAGTTAAAACTGGCAATTGATGATGAAAAGCTCTACTCATCTTTAGTAGAGAGTACCAAAGAGAAGGTAAAAGCAGGGGAGATGACACTTTATGATCTGAAAACAATGGAAAACTCAAAAATGATACGAAAAATTGATCAGAAAATTTTTGATTTAGATAAGCAGTTAGTTTTGTTAGATCTTTATGAGAAGAGTTATGAAGAGATTCAGTGA